In the genome of Notamacropus eugenii isolate mMacEug1 chromosome 5, mMacEug1.pri_v2, whole genome shotgun sequence, one region contains:
- the LOC140507522 gene encoding vomeronasal type-1 receptor 1-like, with the protein MISNDMVLGVFLLIQTGFGALGNSFLLGLYAITFFTGPRLKPIDLLFSHLALVNDLVLLSKGVTQTMAALGLNNFMDDVGCKLVFYLHRVARGLSLCSTCLLCGFQATTLSSRSSRWAELKDRAPKCITPLCIGCWTFHLLTNYFILLYIKSPRKNENTTERNCLIYCSATIDVSFNAALYILLISLPDVFCIGIMVVTSGYMVLVLYKHHQRVQYIHGNNLTLSSSPESRATQTILLLVSMFVSLYSLNSILTLHLELGKMTSQLVHMSAFLAACFPACSPFVLIVSNSQVSKYALALWDRIKLPGFTIV; encoded by the coding sequence atgatttctaatgACATGGTATTGGGGGTTTTTTTACTGATTCAGACTGGATTTGGGGCCCTGGGAAATTCCTTCCTCCTGGGCCTCTATGCCATCACCTTCTTTACTGGTCCCAGACTGAAGCCTATAGACTTGCTTTTCTCCCACTTGGCCTTGGTCAATGACTTGGTGCTTCTATCTAAAGGTGTAACTCAGACAATGGCTGCCTTGGGGCTAAACAATTTCATGGATGATGTGGGATGTAAACTTGTGTTTTACCTTCACCGAGTGGCCCGTGGCCTTTCCCTCTGCAGCACTTGCCTCCTTTGTGGTTTTCAAGCCACCACTTTAAGTTCTAGAAGCTCCAGGTGGGCAGAGCTCAAAGACAGAGCCCCAAAGTGTATTACACCCCTCTGTATTGGGTGTTGGACTTTTCATCTGCtgacaaattattttattcttttatacaTCAAAAGCccaaggaaaaatgaaaacacaaCTGAAAGAAATTGTTTAATTTATTGTTCTGCTACAATTGATGTGTCATTTAATGCTGCACTATATATATTACTAATCTCTCTTCCTGATGTTTTTTGCATAGGCATCATGGTGGTGACCAGTGGATATATGGTTCTTGTCTTGTACAAACACCACCAGAGGGTGCAGTACATTCATGGCAATAATCTCACACTTAGTAGCTCCCCTGAGTCTAGAGCCACCCAAACCATACTGTTGTTGGTCAGCATGTTTGTATCTTTGTACTCCTTGAATTCCATTTTAACATTGCATTTGGAGCTTGGTAAGATGACTTCCCAGTTGGTTCACATGTCTGCCTTCTTAGCTGCCTGCTTTCCAGCTTGTAGCCCCTTTGTTCTAATTGTCAGTAATTCTCAAGTCTCCAAGTATGCTTTGGCTCTGTGGGATAGAATAAAGCTTCCAGGCTTTACTATAGTATAG